The proteins below are encoded in one region of Planctopirus limnophila DSM 3776:
- a CDS encoding DUF1254 domain-containing protein, with protein MKLLKLAAIPLLVTFMMREAQPCMAQEKLSVEEIKAITEEAFIYSFPMVMGYGILYEYAVDVKSGQYKAAFNQIYNTARVYTPEDTAVVTPNSDTPYSFVWADLRTEPLVLSVPEVQKDRYYSVMLADMYTCNYGYIGSRATGNGAGTYMISGPGWNGPTPEGIKKVFQCETEFSLVLYRTQLFGPDDINNVKQIQAGYKVQTLSSYLNKSTPAAAPEIQWPAIDKKLAEADPFAYLNFILQFCPTTGTAEVERPLRAKFAKIGIEAGKPFPLARLTAEQKEALKAGVLSGLAKIKQKVSTLGKDENGWRVGGAQGDRAFYNADWTLRAAAAMAGIYGNDEVEALYPLLSTDSEGNKPDCSSKRYTLTFSKGQLPPTNAFWSVTMYDGKTQLLIANPLNRYLINTPMLPDLKRNADGSLTIYIQKDSPGKDKESNWIPAPDGPIYVAMRLYWPKEEALNGSWKPPALVPTK; from the coding sequence ATGAAATTGCTGAAATTGGCAGCGATACCCCTCTTAGTGACTTTCATGATGCGGGAGGCTCAGCCCTGTATGGCCCAGGAAAAACTTTCCGTCGAAGAGATTAAGGCGATCACAGAGGAGGCCTTTATCTACAGCTTTCCAATGGTCATGGGTTACGGGATTTTATACGAGTATGCAGTGGATGTGAAGTCCGGCCAGTACAAAGCCGCATTCAACCAGATCTACAACACCGCGCGAGTCTACACACCAGAGGATACGGCTGTTGTAACGCCCAACAGCGACACCCCCTACTCATTCGTATGGGCCGACCTTCGTACCGAACCCCTCGTGTTGAGCGTTCCGGAAGTGCAGAAGGATCGGTATTACTCCGTGATGCTCGCTGACATGTATACCTGTAATTACGGCTACATCGGCAGCCGGGCAACAGGCAACGGTGCGGGCACCTATATGATCTCTGGTCCGGGTTGGAATGGCCCGACGCCCGAGGGAATCAAAAAGGTGTTCCAATGCGAAACTGAGTTCTCCCTGGTTCTTTACCGCACGCAACTCTTTGGGCCGGACGACATCAACAATGTGAAGCAGATACAGGCAGGTTACAAAGTTCAGACGCTTTCCTCCTATCTGAACAAATCCACTCCGGCCGCCGCACCGGAGATTCAGTGGCCAGCCATCGACAAAAAGTTGGCCGAGGCAGATCCATTCGCCTATTTAAATTTCATCCTGCAGTTCTGTCCCACCACAGGGACAGCGGAGGTTGAAAGGCCGCTGCGGGCAAAGTTCGCCAAGATCGGCATCGAAGCTGGTAAACCCTTCCCGCTCGCCAGGCTGACAGCAGAACAAAAAGAGGCATTGAAAGCGGGCGTCTTGAGCGGCCTCGCAAAGATCAAGCAGAAGGTCTCCACACTGGGAAAAGACGAGAATGGCTGGCGTGTCGGCGGGGCACAAGGTGACCGGGCTTTCTACAATGCGGATTGGACTCTCAGAGCAGCTGCGGCAATGGCTGGTATCTATGGCAATGACGAAGTCGAGGCACTTTATCCCCTGCTCTCTACGGACAGCGAGGGGAACAAGCCGGATTGTAGTAGCAAGCGTTATACTCTCACCTTTAGTAAAGGCCAACTGCCACCAACAAATGCCTTTTGGTCGGTCACTATGTATGACGGCAAGACGCAACTGCTCATCGCGAACCCACTCAACCGCTACCTCATCAACACGCCCATGTTGCCCGACCTGAAAAGGAACGCCGACGGCTCGTTGACGATCTATATCCAGAAGGATTCCCCTGGCAAAGATAAGGAGTCGAACTGGATCCCTGCCCCGGACGGCCCGATCTACGTCGCGATGCGACTTTATTGGCCTAAAGAGGAGGCGCTCAATGGGAGCTGGAAACCACCGGCACTTGTGCCCACGAAATAA
- a CDS encoding aminotransferase class I/II-fold pyridoxal phosphate-dependent enzyme yields the protein MTFRALSALEQWQDSLQEDLHQLEVGNLRRYRRTFELLPDGSLLSDGQRLVNLSGNDYLGLSYEPRVIAAATKAMESTVGARASALVSGRSHWHAQLEKTIAEFEGCEDALVFPTGVAANVGVLTALIGENDVVYCDRLNHASLVDGCRQSGGRFRIYHHHDLSSLKRQLMQPFDGGRRWIVTDGVFSMDGDIAPLRELCELAEAYDALVVVDEAHGTGVFGERGRGVCEYLDVEDRVALKIGTLSKAIGALGGFVTGRRVLCEYLLNHARTQIYSTALPQAICAAATTAIEIIGQEPERRQRLWQRVDFVRERMIGLGLLSEKSFRSPILSLVLAEPAHVVEVARQLEVEGFLVAAIRPPTVPRGTSRLRLSLHSELSISDLQQLSQVLAGILSNGSERVN from the coding sequence ATGACATTTCGAGCCCTATCTGCTTTGGAGCAATGGCAGGATTCCCTCCAGGAGGACCTGCATCAACTGGAGGTGGGGAATCTCCGGCGTTATCGGCGGACTTTTGAACTGTTGCCTGATGGAAGTCTGCTGTCTGACGGGCAGCGTCTCGTAAACCTCTCGGGGAATGATTACCTCGGATTATCATACGAACCGCGTGTGATTGCCGCTGCCACGAAAGCGATGGAATCGACGGTCGGAGCAAGAGCCAGTGCTTTGGTGAGTGGTCGGTCCCATTGGCATGCTCAGTTGGAGAAGACAATTGCCGAGTTTGAAGGATGTGAAGATGCCCTCGTTTTCCCGACAGGGGTCGCTGCCAATGTGGGTGTGCTGACTGCACTGATCGGTGAAAATGATGTTGTCTATTGTGATCGACTGAATCATGCCAGTCTGGTCGACGGCTGCCGGCAGAGCGGAGGTCGATTCCGCATCTATCATCATCACGATCTGTCGAGTCTCAAGCGGCAATTGATGCAGCCGTTTGATGGTGGTCGCAGGTGGATTGTCACTGATGGTGTCTTCAGCATGGATGGAGATATTGCTCCACTGAGAGAGCTTTGTGAACTTGCTGAAGCATATGATGCTCTGGTGGTCGTGGATGAAGCTCATGGGACTGGAGTATTCGGCGAGCGGGGAAGAGGTGTCTGCGAATATCTGGATGTTGAGGATCGAGTCGCCTTAAAGATCGGGACACTCAGCAAGGCCATTGGTGCTCTGGGCGGGTTTGTGACTGGCAGGCGAGTGTTATGCGAATATTTGCTCAATCATGCCAGGACGCAGATTTATTCGACGGCTTTACCACAAGCAATCTGCGCAGCGGCTACGACAGCAATCGAGATTATCGGTCAGGAGCCAGAACGCAGACAGCGGTTGTGGCAACGGGTGGACTTTGTTCGCGAACGCATGATTGGCCTGGGCCTGTTGTCAGAAAAGAGTTTTCGCAGTCCAATTCTTTCATTAGTGCTGGCGGAGCCAGCTCATGTCGTGGAAGTGGCTCGCCAACTGGAGGTCGAAGGCTTTCTCGTCGCTGCAATTCGCCCGCCCACAGTTCCTCGGGGAACATCGCGTCTGAGGCTCAGTCTGCACAGTGAACTGAGCATTTCTGATCTGCAACAACTGAGTCAAGTTCTGGCTGGGATCCTTTCGAATGGATCAGAGCGAGTGAATTGA
- a CDS encoding RNA recognition motif domain-containing protein has translation MGTKLYVGNLTYDVNNSGLEQLFSSFGEVRSAQVVMDRETGRSKGFGFVEFGDSQSASDAINAMNGKDVNGRALTVNEARPREERSGGFGGGGGGGGSRFGGRR, from the coding sequence ATGGGTACGAAGCTTTACGTCGGTAATTTGACTTACGATGTCAACAACAGTGGTCTTGAGCAGCTCTTTTCGAGCTTTGGCGAAGTTCGCTCAGCTCAGGTCGTCATGGATCGTGAAACTGGCCGCTCCAAGGGTTTTGGCTTCGTCGAATTCGGCGATTCACAATCTGCCAGCGACGCCATCAACGCGATGAATGGTAAGGACGTCAATGGCCGTGCCTTGACCGTTAACGAAGCTCGTCCACGCGAAGAACGCAGTGGTGGTTTCGGTGGTGGTGGTGGTGGTGGTGGAAGCCGTTTCGGCGGTCGCCGCTAA
- a CDS encoding tRNA (cytidine(34)-2'-O)-methyltransferase, whose product MIAPLLHVVLYQPDIPQNTGNIGRTCVAVGARLWLIRPLGFVLDARHLKRAGMDYWPMLDYVVVDSLNDVREQLPGHDFWYVENPAPRRIWEAEFKPGSVLVFGSESRGLPPAVIEECRGQMIDLPMRPEVRSLNLASTVNTAVYEAIRQIGHVGL is encoded by the coding sequence GTGATTGCACCTTTGTTGCATGTGGTTCTTTACCAGCCTGACATTCCGCAGAATACGGGGAACATCGGCCGAACTTGTGTGGCTGTGGGTGCCAGGTTATGGCTGATCAGACCGTTGGGTTTTGTACTGGATGCCCGCCATTTGAAGCGTGCCGGGATGGACTACTGGCCAATGCTGGATTACGTCGTGGTCGATTCGTTGAATGATGTGCGAGAGCAGTTACCCGGCCACGACTTCTGGTATGTGGAGAATCCTGCACCGCGCAGAATCTGGGAGGCCGAATTCAAGCCCGGTAGTGTGCTGGTGTTTGGCAGCGAGTCGCGTGGATTGCCGCCGGCCGTGATTGAAGAATGCCGTGGCCAGATGATTGACCTGCCGATGAGGCCTGAAGTTCGCAGCCTGAATCTGGCCAGCACAGTCAATACAGCCGTCTATGAGGCCATCCGTCAGATCGGGCATGTGGGTTTGTAA
- a CDS encoding serine/threonine protein kinase, translated as MFLSQHLWVWPIMAIVLLMVLGFTVRVAVESTMMASLRSQLETLRDVEAEMLSNWLDSQHSLVLTQANDPQLRQMIYQILKTRQADSTTAAKAQASISLGELRDQLKQELHPAMSAQRYTMFSVIDDEGKVLISSQPELEGVDDLVPDRSVIRKLFDGKTVVTPPFRSRHSLRNESGERLTNQPTILVCAPVRDANFQVVAALVFRVDPRGEFTRIMQLGRMGRTGETYAFTKEGVMASKSRFDPELMLLGLLPDEKDAESLLYLQLKNPGGDMTRGFRPKVRRSELPLTYAASEAIEGRTLSNVDGVPDYRGVNTVVAVTWLPKHELGICTKIDADEAYGPLIILRWTAWTLYGLFGLSTIAIFVFTIIVARLNRKAREAALDAKQIGQYRLEEKLGSGGMGTVYKGQHALLRRPTAIKMLSFEKTNETSIARFEREVQITCQLNHPNTVAIYDYGRTPEGIFYYAMEYLDGIDLQHLVERYGPQPEGRVVSILKQACGSLQEAHTQGLVHRDIKPANLMLNRRGGIPDLLKVLDFGLVKAIDEDRQASLTAHSALTGTPLYLSPEAIQTPNLVDHRTDIYALGAVGYFLLTGKPVFMGENLVDLCRMHISEPPVPPSEKLGQPIDQTLELLIMSCLEKQPSKRPQSAREMCERLERVVAATEWALIDAETWWARHLRMTGKESTGSSANSTSQYGTSGSSSQYERTIIS; from the coding sequence ATGTTTTTGAGTCAGCACCTTTGGGTCTGGCCGATCATGGCCATCGTGCTGCTGATGGTGCTGGGATTTACAGTTCGGGTGGCAGTCGAATCGACCATGATGGCCAGCCTGCGATCGCAGCTGGAAACATTGCGGGATGTTGAAGCGGAAATGCTTTCGAATTGGCTGGATTCACAGCATTCGCTGGTTCTGACTCAGGCAAATGATCCCCAGTTACGGCAGATGATCTATCAGATTCTGAAGACTCGCCAGGCGGATTCGACGACAGCAGCGAAAGCCCAGGCATCGATCTCTTTGGGCGAACTGCGGGATCAATTGAAGCAGGAACTGCATCCAGCGATGTCAGCACAGAGATATACGATGTTTTCAGTCATCGATGACGAAGGAAAAGTGCTCATTTCTTCGCAACCGGAACTCGAAGGTGTTGATGATCTGGTGCCGGATCGATCGGTGATTCGGAAATTGTTCGACGGCAAAACGGTCGTGACACCACCGTTTCGAAGCCGTCACTCTTTACGAAATGAATCGGGAGAGAGGCTTACCAATCAGCCCACAATTCTGGTTTGTGCGCCAGTGCGTGATGCCAATTTTCAGGTGGTGGCAGCGCTTGTATTTCGAGTGGATCCTCGGGGTGAGTTCACCCGTATCATGCAATTGGGACGCATGGGACGGACAGGTGAGACGTATGCCTTTACCAAAGAAGGGGTCATGGCATCCAAGAGTCGATTCGATCCCGAACTGATGTTGCTGGGGCTCTTGCCAGATGAGAAAGATGCTGAGTCGCTGCTCTACCTTCAACTCAAAAATCCCGGCGGCGATATGACACGCGGATTTCGACCCAAAGTCAGACGTAGCGAATTGCCATTGACCTACGCCGCATCGGAAGCAATCGAAGGTCGTACTTTAAGCAATGTTGATGGAGTACCTGATTACCGCGGTGTCAATACCGTCGTCGCGGTGACATGGCTGCCAAAGCATGAATTGGGAATCTGCACCAAAATCGATGCGGACGAAGCGTATGGGCCGCTGATTATCCTTCGCTGGACAGCCTGGACGCTCTATGGACTCTTTGGCTTATCAACGATAGCGATCTTCGTCTTCACGATCATCGTCGCAAGATTAAATCGCAAGGCTCGTGAAGCAGCCCTCGATGCCAAACAGATTGGTCAGTATCGGCTGGAGGAAAAATTGGGTTCAGGAGGGATGGGGACGGTTTACAAAGGACAGCACGCTCTGTTGAGACGTCCCACAGCCATCAAGATGCTGAGTTTTGAGAAGACGAACGAGACTTCGATCGCCCGGTTCGAGCGTGAGGTGCAAATTACCTGCCAACTGAATCATCCCAATACCGTGGCAATTTATGATTATGGAAGAACACCCGAAGGAATCTTCTACTATGCCATGGAGTATCTGGATGGCATTGATCTGCAGCATTTAGTTGAGCGATATGGTCCACAGCCCGAAGGTCGCGTCGTATCGATCCTGAAGCAGGCCTGCGGTTCATTACAGGAAGCACATACACAAGGGCTGGTTCACCGCGATATTAAACCCGCCAATTTGATGTTGAACAGGCGCGGGGGAATTCCTGACTTGCTCAAAGTCCTGGACTTCGGATTGGTGAAGGCTATTGATGAAGACCGCCAGGCGAGCTTAACAGCTCATTCGGCTCTTACCGGGACACCACTCTATTTATCTCCGGAAGCGATTCAAACGCCGAATCTGGTCGATCACCGGACAGATATCTATGCCTTAGGGGCTGTTGGATATTTCCTGTTGACTGGAAAGCCAGTCTTCATGGGAGAAAATCTGGTGGATCTGTGCCGGATGCATATCAGTGAACCACCAGTTCCACCCTCTGAAAAACTGGGACAGCCGATCGATCAAACACTCGAACTGTTGATCATGTCCTGTCTGGAAAAGCAGCCATCCAAACGCCCCCAGTCCGCTCGGGAAATGTGCGAAAGGCTGGAACGTGTGGTGGCAGCGACAGAATGGGCCCTTATCGATGCAGAAACCTGGTGGGCCCGGCATTTAAGAATGACTGGAAAGGAATCCACGGGCTCATCGGCCAATTCGACATCGCAATACGGTACCAGTGGATCATCCTCTCAGTATGAGCGGACGATCATTTCCTGA
- a CDS encoding aldehyde dehydrogenase (NADP(+)), with translation MPTAKVLIDGHWISSEGAATFHAMNPRTGETLEEKFPVSPWFEVDKALHSADRAFQECRAWPGERFAAFLERYAERIEARAEDLIAAAHAETALPVKPRLADAELPRTVSQLKLAAHWAREGSWMRPTIDGKLNIRSTLAPIGPVAVFGPNNFPFAFNSIAGGDFAAAVAAGNPVIAKGHSSHPRTTQLFAEEAQAAAEETHMPSGFVQLIYRTSHEDGAQLVSHPLLGAIGYTGGRHAGLYLKSSADAVGKPIYLELSSVNPVVFLPGALAERGEALATEYAASCLMGSGQFCTNPGVVFLISDSTADQFVANVVKSFTANTPQPMLGPGVQRSFLSGVETLSSLGAKLLCGGSAGPNPCTCENTLLQVSGQQFVANAAGFQTEIFGNGALFVMCENLSEISACLKALEGNLTGAIYSATSSTEDEAAYTQLAGILRQKVGRLLNDKMPTGVAVSPAMNHGGPFPATGHPGFTAVGLPASITRFAALHCFDNVRDDRLPPALQNQNPLGLLRLQNGEWTRDPLTLQ, from the coding sequence ATGCCAACTGCCAAAGTGCTGATTGACGGACATTGGATTTCCAGTGAAGGAGCCGCCACATTCCATGCGATGAATCCTCGCACTGGGGAAACTTTGGAAGAGAAATTCCCAGTCAGTCCGTGGTTTGAAGTTGATAAAGCCCTGCATTCTGCGGATCGCGCTTTTCAAGAGTGTCGAGCATGGCCCGGTGAGCGTTTTGCCGCATTCCTGGAGCGCTATGCCGAGCGAATTGAAGCCAGAGCGGAAGATCTGATCGCAGCTGCCCATGCCGAAACTGCCCTGCCGGTCAAACCACGTCTCGCGGATGCCGAACTTCCGCGCACGGTCAGCCAGCTCAAGCTGGCTGCTCACTGGGCTCGTGAAGGTTCATGGATGCGTCCCACAATCGATGGCAAACTCAACATCCGTTCGACGCTGGCACCGATTGGACCGGTGGCCGTCTTTGGGCCCAACAATTTCCCCTTTGCCTTCAACAGTATCGCAGGCGGTGATTTTGCTGCAGCCGTTGCCGCAGGGAACCCTGTAATTGCCAAAGGACATTCGTCTCACCCTCGGACGACGCAGCTTTTCGCAGAAGAAGCCCAGGCTGCCGCTGAAGAAACACACATGCCCAGTGGCTTTGTTCAATTGATTTACCGAACCAGCCACGAGGATGGCGCACAACTGGTTTCGCATCCACTTTTGGGAGCTATTGGCTATACCGGTGGCCGGCATGCGGGGCTGTATTTGAAATCTTCCGCTGATGCTGTCGGTAAGCCAATCTATCTCGAGTTATCGAGTGTGAACCCTGTTGTCTTCCTGCCCGGTGCCTTGGCAGAACGCGGCGAGGCTTTAGCCACAGAATATGCTGCCAGTTGCCTGATGGGTTCGGGCCAGTTCTGCACCAACCCCGGTGTCGTATTCCTGATCTCTGATTCAACCGCCGATCAGTTTGTCGCCAATGTTGTGAAATCTTTCACGGCAAATACTCCGCAACCGATGCTTGGGCCGGGGGTGCAACGGAGTTTCCTTTCAGGAGTCGAAACGTTATCCAGCCTGGGTGCCAAACTTCTTTGCGGTGGTAGTGCGGGGCCAAACCCCTGTACTTGCGAGAACACGCTGCTGCAAGTATCAGGACAACAATTCGTGGCCAATGCTGCCGGCTTTCAGACGGAGATCTTTGGCAACGGTGCTCTCTTTGTGATGTGTGAAAACCTCTCCGAGATTTCCGCCTGCCTGAAAGCTCTGGAAGGTAACCTGACAGGGGCCATTTATTCGGCCACGTCCTCAACAGAAGACGAAGCGGCGTACACTCAATTGGCCGGCATTCTCCGCCAGAAAGTGGGACGACTGCTCAACGATAAAATGCCGACTGGCGTTGCCGTCTCTCCGGCGATGAACCATGGCGGGCCGTTTCCAGCGACGGGGCATCCCGGATTTACTGCTGTCGGACTGCCAGCGTCAATCACTCGCTTCGCGGCACTGCATTGTTTTGACAATGTCCGCGACGACCGGCTCCCTCCAGCCCTGCAAAACCAGAATCCACTCGGTCTTTTGAGACTGCAGAATGGGGAATGGACGCGAGATCCACTCACGCTTCAATAA
- a CDS encoding sulfite exporter TauE/SafE family protein, with protein MEELWNFISLSAAALAAGVVNAVAGGGTLITFPTLTNVLGTAAEAGKIANVTSTVALFPGSIASAYGYRREMAEIREWRALLLGPSILGGAAGSLLLILLPELFFKTVVPWLILLATLLFLLQPTLSRVMGIGLPHARPHGWTLCGVLVFQFLVATYGGYFGAGIGILMLSSLSLLGIPDIHQMNALKTILASVINGISVIIFILSGKIDWGWAWPMILAAAIGGWLGAAYGRKLPRSLIRWFVIFTGFIVSIYFFLK; from the coding sequence TTGGAAGAACTGTGGAATTTCATCTCACTCAGCGCTGCAGCACTCGCTGCGGGAGTCGTAAATGCCGTTGCCGGTGGCGGAACGTTGATCACTTTCCCCACGTTGACCAATGTGCTGGGCACGGCTGCTGAGGCAGGAAAGATCGCGAACGTGACCAGTACGGTGGCTCTCTTCCCCGGATCGATAGCAAGTGCTTATGGCTACCGCAGGGAAATGGCTGAGATCCGGGAATGGCGAGCGCTGCTCCTCGGTCCCAGCATTCTCGGCGGTGCAGCGGGATCACTCCTGCTCATTCTGCTTCCTGAACTTTTCTTCAAAACCGTTGTTCCATGGCTCATTCTTTTGGCCACGCTTCTGTTTCTGCTGCAGCCGACACTCTCACGTGTCATGGGAATCGGGCTGCCGCACGCCAGGCCACATGGCTGGACGCTGTGCGGCGTGCTTGTCTTTCAATTCCTTGTGGCCACTTATGGCGGTTACTTCGGTGCAGGAATTGGCATTCTCATGCTGAGCTCGCTCTCACTTCTGGGGATACCGGACATTCACCAGATGAATGCTCTGAAAACGATTCTCGCTTCTGTCATCAACGGCATCTCAGTCATCATCTTCATATTGAGCGGCAAGATCGACTGGGGTTGGGCCTGGCCGATGATTCTGGCTGCGGCAATTGGCGGCTGGCTCGGTGCAGCTTATGGACGCAAACTCCCTCGCTCACTGATTCGCTGGTTCGTGATCTTCACAGGCTTCATCGTCTCGATTTATTTTTTCCTGAAATAA
- a CDS encoding GTP-binding protein has protein sequence MTSKLPVTVLSGFLGAGKTTLLNHVLRNREGMKVAVIVNDMAEINVDGQLIKTGGAELSKVEEKLVEFSNGCICCTLREDLLAEVSRLAREGRFDYLLVESTGISEPLPVAETFTFVDEQGASLSEVATLDTLVTVVDAVNFPKEIESIETLAERRMGLGDDDDRDVAQLLMDQIEFANVLIISKCDLVTAAQLEGLESLLHQLNPDARIVRATRGQLPLNEILNTQRFSMDWAGQSQDWLVVPRGAEVSESETYGFDSVIYRARRPFHPARLFEAIQSPLFDSIVRSKGIVWLATRHDYAGQWSQAGGVFALDPAGTWFAAIGGLDDVEDPEERAVLECQWQEPFGDRRQELVLIGQGLSEEAVSELLDDCLLTDEEIEAGSSVWSAWEDPFTPWNFVDQDVTGSDK, from the coding sequence ATGACTTCAAAGCTGCCTGTTACGGTGCTTTCCGGATTTCTGGGTGCGGGGAAAACAACACTTCTGAATCATGTACTGAGGAATCGAGAAGGGATGAAAGTCGCCGTCATCGTCAATGACATGGCGGAGATAAATGTCGATGGACAACTGATCAAAACCGGTGGGGCCGAGCTTTCGAAAGTTGAAGAGAAGCTGGTCGAATTCTCGAATGGATGTATTTGTTGCACATTGCGAGAAGATCTGTTGGCTGAAGTCAGCCGCCTGGCTCGTGAAGGGCGTTTTGATTATCTGCTCGTCGAATCCACGGGAATTTCTGAGCCGTTGCCTGTGGCTGAGACCTTTACGTTTGTCGATGAGCAGGGGGCTTCGCTCAGTGAAGTCGCCACGCTGGATACGCTGGTGACAGTGGTCGATGCCGTCAATTTTCCCAAAGAAATAGAATCCATCGAGACTCTCGCTGAACGCCGCATGGGGCTTGGTGATGACGATGATCGTGACGTCGCCCAATTGCTGATGGATCAGATCGAGTTCGCAAACGTGCTGATCATCAGCAAGTGCGATCTGGTAACAGCCGCGCAGTTGGAAGGGCTGGAATCGCTCCTGCACCAGCTCAATCCTGATGCGCGAATTGTGCGTGCCACACGTGGGCAGCTCCCTTTGAATGAGATCCTGAACACGCAGAGATTTTCGATGGATTGGGCCGGGCAATCGCAGGATTGGCTGGTTGTTCCTCGGGGTGCTGAAGTTTCGGAAAGTGAAACCTATGGCTTTGACAGCGTGATTTATCGTGCCCGGCGACCCTTTCACCCGGCTCGACTCTTCGAAGCCATACAAAGCCCGCTGTTTGACAGTATTGTGCGTTCGAAGGGAATTGTCTGGCTGGCCACAAGGCATGATTATGCCGGGCAATGGTCGCAAGCGGGAGGAGTGTTTGCTCTCGATCCTGCCGGAACATGGTTTGCCGCGATCGGTGGTCTCGATGATGTGGAAGATCCTGAAGAGCGAGCCGTCCTAGAGTGCCAATGGCAGGAACCTTTTGGCGATCGCCGACAGGAGCTGGTCCTGATTGGTCAGGGGCTGTCTGAGGAGGCTGTCTCGGAACTCCTTGATGATTGCTTACTCACAGATGAAGAAATCGAAGCAGGAAGTTCTGTCTGGTCGGCCTGGGAAGATCCTTTCACCCCATGGAATTTTGTGGACCAGGATGTGACAGGCTCGGACAAGTAA
- a CDS encoding glycosyltransferase: protein MLLPLIVTLLFVTLVNTVFQLTQFDLAYRYWRSVWKKQKPTSRPIDREHLPAVTIQLPMFNESIIAPRILEAVSRIDYPRDRLQVQILDDSTDHSPEIIAGILEELRQSQPELNIEYLHRTDRQGFKAGALQAAMPLVTGEFIAIFDADFIPQPDFLTHLLPYFDSPEVAVVQSRWGHLNAHDSVLTQAQQFFLDGHHSVEQNGRNRAGYFITFNGTAGIWQRSAMEAAGGWSADTLVEDLDLSYRTQSLGYRIVYVEDYVTPGELPNSVSGLRVQLFRWFKGNAQVGLKILGKVWKQPLPLSVKIHATAQLFAPFTMLSSLVMLLITGALPLILHAAPEHAGLVKLCYMGFVWVPAVLLVYGTPRIRFDEGPWYIRLAKLVPRTFVFMAMMTGLSCQSSIAVLEAVFKRANQWVVTPKGFSQQSSKKKVRRKLAWYVWPDAFVIIYLMASIVIAWKFEFYALLVIEATWLVGYLWLFGGAVWEAYGTPAAPSVVKINQPENATVEGRTLLEYGVGSEGDNESVTTAPAGATL, encoded by the coding sequence ATGCTGCTTCCGCTCATTGTGACTTTGTTGTTCGTCACTCTGGTCAACACTGTATTTCAGTTGACCCAGTTTGATCTCGCTTATCGCTATTGGCGCAGTGTTTGGAAGAAACAGAAGCCAACATCCAGGCCGATTGATCGCGAGCATTTGCCAGCCGTCACGATTCAGTTACCGATGTTCAATGAATCGATCATTGCACCCAGGATTCTCGAAGCCGTTTCGCGAATCGATTATCCCCGGGATCGACTTCAGGTTCAGATTCTTGATGACTCGACAGATCATTCTCCGGAGATCATTGCGGGGATCCTGGAGGAATTGCGCCAATCTCAGCCGGAACTCAATATTGAGTATCTGCACCGCACCGATCGGCAGGGCTTCAAGGCGGGTGCTCTGCAAGCCGCCATGCCACTTGTGACAGGCGAGTTTATTGCGATCTTTGATGCTGACTTCATCCCTCAGCCCGATTTTCTAACCCATCTGTTGCCTTACTTTGATTCCCCCGAAGTGGCGGTCGTGCAGAGCCGATGGGGCCATTTGAACGCCCATGATTCTGTGCTGACGCAGGCTCAACAGTTCTTTCTGGATGGTCATCACTCCGTCGAACAAAATGGCCGTAACCGGGCTGGGTATTTTATTACCTTTAACGGAACAGCCGGGATCTGGCAACGCTCTGCTATGGAGGCCGCTGGTGGCTGGAGTGCCGATACGCTCGTGGAAGATCTGGATCTCAGCTACCGCACGCAAAGTCTCGGGTACCGGATTGTCTATGTCGAAGATTATGTCACTCCCGGAGAGCTCCCCAATTCCGTTTCAGGATTGCGGGTGCAGTTGTTCCGCTGGTTCAAGGGGAATGCCCAGGTCGGCTTGAAGATTCTGGGAAAAGTCTGGAAGCAACCTCTGCCACTCTCTGTCAAGATTCATGCGACAGCACAGCTCTTCGCACCATTTACGATGCTTTCAAGCTTGGTCATGCTGCTGATTACCGGTGCCTTGCCATTAATCCTTCATGCAGCACCCGAACATGCTGGTCTGGTCAAGCTCTGTTATATGGGTTTCGTCTGGGTTCCGGCCGTTCTGCTGGTTTATGGAACCCCCCGCATTCGCTTTGATGAAGGCCCATGGTATATAAGGCTCGCAAAGCTGGTACCACGTACTTTTGTCTTTATGGCGATGATGACAGGGCTTTCCTGCCAAAGCAGTATCGCTGTCCTGGAAGCTGTCTTTAAGCGTGCCAACCAATGGGTGGTGACTCCCAAGGGATTCAGCCAGCAGAGCAGTAAAAAGAAAGTACGTCGCAAACTGGCCTGGTATGTATGGCCGGATGCGTTTGTCATTATTTACCTGATGGCATCAATTGTCATTGCCTGGAAATTCGAATTCTATGCACTGTTAGTGATCGAGGCGACATGGCTGGTGGGGTATCTATGGCTGTTTGGAGGAGCTGTCTGGGAGGCTTACGGAACGCCTGCGGCACCCTCCGTTGTCAAAATCAATCAACCCGAGAATGCCACAGTTGAAGGCAGGACGCTCCTCGAGTATGGAGTCGGTTCGGAAGGTGATAATGAATCAGTGACGACTGCACCAGCAGGAGCCACATTATGA